The Corticium candelabrum chromosome 17, ooCorCand1.1, whole genome shotgun sequence genome has a segment encoding these proteins:
- the LOC134193042 gene encoding uncharacterized protein LOC134193042, producing MNAFVRVWVVLCLIIYVSKIHPLSTANVSSSDSAVASSVHMNTFRLLPHSVSAAASFVTSSSVDVSRLGSVLTVAPESGMIAALPCPHGISASSSDSAVASSVHTNTFRLLPHSVSVVASFFASSSMNVSRVGSLPTVAPESKMIAALPCPHGISASSSDSAVTSSVHMYTFSGVTLMPICLTLS from the exons ATGAACGCTTTTGTTCGAGTTTGGGTTGTGTTGTGTCTTATTATTTACGTGTCCAAGATTCATCCTTTGTCTACAGCCAACGTATCGTCGTCAG ATTCTGCCGTCGCCTCATCTGTCCACATGAACACATTTCGTCTTCTTCCTCATTCAGTTTCTGCCGCTGCCTCTTTCGTCACGTCTTCTTCCGTGGACGTCAGTCGTCTTGGGTCTGTTCTAACGGTGGCGCCTGAGTCTGGGAtgatcgcagccttaccttgccctcacgggattagtgcgtcttcttcagATTCTGCCGTCGCCTCATCTGTCCACACGAACACATTTCGTCTTCTTCCTCATTCAGTTTCTGTCGTTGCCTCTTTCTTTGCGTCTTCCTCTATGAACGTCAGTCGTGTTGGGTCTCTTCCAACGGTGGCGCCTGAGTCTAAGAtgatcgcagccttaccttgccctcacgggattagtgcgtcttcttcagATTCTGCCGTCACTTCCTCtgtccacatgtacacattttCTGGAGTCACTCTCATGCCTATCTGCCTAACTTTGTCTTGA
- the LOC134192805 gene encoding ATP-binding cassette sub-family B member 6-like — MSLTYCTQDDSISTSWQNGGLSHCFFSTLMPSLIAAWLLLSGITHIRSGRRKLSKSMWNGYVLRRFARYFMAQRVICVLMVLLRFLDLVLKSSLHPMRVSGSTILSDGLLIGSWVFTAYLLKFELERLTPRVNRHCVATLGFFALVTIRDCLAFLGWNNPSWFWIGVEGRGGRETASQDVADLVVFCFDLIGCCVSLIMAVASPAFRGRKSVQLRMDMLCMNKDGDDDVEGGGEEIRGLSNKSTFRNLWTKCKQLAPYLWPKKHCWLQLAVIFCVACLAVGRVANLFVPIYYREIVNSLTPLIGINGSQQVPEHGRYQKVSFPWKSVLIYVALRCLQGGGGGSMSVISNLRVSAWTPVQQYTSRSIQVDLLRHLHGLSLRWHLSRKTGEVLRIVDRGTNSVNNLLNYILFNILPTVVDIAVAVVYFGIEFDIYFALIVLTTMLLYLLFTFIVTEMRTKFRRNMNEMDNESRQKAVDSLLNFETVKYYGAEEYEVNRFKVSVLAYQVAERKSIFSLVGLNCGQNVIITCGLLAGGLLCAHRVSEGIYEVGDFVLFISYIIQLYQPLNFFGTYYRMIQQAFVDMENMFDLLKENQEVKDESDCKQLQLSHKQIEFDNVSFSYVPSTAVLRNISFVVNPGETLALVGPSGAGKSTIIRLLFRFYDLPSSGGRIFVDGQDIATVTQKSLRKLIGVVPQDTVLFNADIQYNIRYGRVDASDEEVEEAARAADIHDRILSFAEGYKTVVGERGLKLSGGEKQRVAIARTVLKTPEIVLLDEATSALDTHTERNIQASFTRVCANRTTIMVAHRLSTIIHADQILVLKDGHIVERGRHDKLLALDGLYASMWQEQLQAAEDIPLPQQSEG, encoded by the exons ATGAGCCTAACGTACTGCACGCAAGACGATTCGATCAGCACTTCGTGGCAAAACGGCGGCCTATCACATTGTTTCTTCTCGACTCTAATGCCTTCACTCATCGCAGCATGGCTTCTACTGTCGGGAATCACACACATTCGATCAGGCCGGAGAAAGCTGAGCAAATCGATGTGGAATGGCTACGTTTTGCGACGCTTTGCGAGATACTTCATGGCACAGCGTGTGATCTGTGTGTTGATGGTTCTATTGCGTTTCCTGGATCTTGTCCTTAAATCGAGTTTACATCCGATGCGAGTCAGTGGGTCGACTATATTGTCGGATGGTCTGCTCATTGGTTCGTGGGTGTTCACTGCTTATTTGCTCAAGTTTGAATTGGAGAGGTTGACACCGAGAGTTAATCGTCACTGTGTTGCTACACTCGGGTTCTTTGCTCTCGTCACGATTCGAGATTGTCTGGCATTTCTCGGGTGGAATAATCCGAGTTGGTTTTGGATCGGTGTCGAGGGTCGTGGAGGACGCGAGACGGCGTCGCAGGATGTCGCTGATTTAGTCGTGTTTTGCTTCGATTTGATTGGCTGTTGTGTGTCATTGATCATGGCTGTTGCGTCGCCGGCATTTCGTGGTCGGAAGTCGGTGCAGTTGAGAATGGATATGCTTTGCATGAATAAGGATGGTGACGATGATGTTGAAGGTGGCGGTGAGGAGATTCGGGGTTTGAGTAATAAGTCGACGTTTCGGAATTTGTGGACGAAGTGCAAGCAGCTTGCTCCGTATTTGTGGCCGAAGAAGCATTg TTGGTTGCAGCTGGCCGTTATATTTTGTGTGGCTTGTTTGGCTGTTGGACGAGTGGCCAACCTTTTTGTACCAATTTATTATAGAGAAATAG TCAACAGCTTGACACCATTGATAGGGATTAACGGATCGCAGCAAGTGCCTGAAcatggtagatatcaaaagGTTTCGTTTCCATGGAAAAGTGTTCTTATCTATGTGGCACTTCGTTGTTTACAAGGCGGCGGCGGTG GCAGTATGTCTGTTATTAGTAACTTGCGTGTTTCGGCTTGGACTCCAGTACAGCAATACACCAGTCGTTCTATACAGGTTGACTTGTTGAGACATTTGCATGG tcTTTCCCTTCGATGGCATTTGTCTCGGAAAACGGGCGAAGTCCTTCGTATCGTTGACAGAGGAACGAACAGTGTCAACAATCTGTTGAA CTATATTTTATTCAATATTCTACCAACTGTTGTGGATAttgcagttgctgttgtgtatTTTGGTATTGAATTTGATATCTACTTTGCATTGATTGTGCTCACTACCATGCTGCTGTATTTAT TGTTTACGTTTATTGTTACCGAAATGAGAACGAAGTTTAGAAGAAATATGAATGAGATGGACAACGAGAGCCGTCAGAAAGCAGTCGACTCGCTTCTCAACTTTGAAACA GTAAAGTATTATGGAGCCGAAGAGTATGAAGTGAATCGATTCAAAGTGTCTGTATTGGCATATCAG GTGGCAGAGAGAAAGTCAATTTTCTCATTAGTTGGACTGAATTGTGGTCAGAATGTCATCATCACATGCGGACTGCTAGCTGGTGGGTTGCTATGTGCACATCGTGTTTCAGAAGGAATATATGAG gTTGGTGATTTCGTTCTCTTCATTTCCTACATTATTCAACTATACCAGCCACTCAACTTCTTCGGCACCTACTACAG AATGATTCAGCAAGCATTTGTTGACATGGAGAATATGTTTGACCTACTCAAAGAGAATCAAGAG GTAAAGGATGAGTCTGATTGTAAACAACTTCAATTGTCTCACAAGCAGATTGAATTTGATAACGTTTCATTTTCTTACGTGCCGAG TACTGCTGTGCTGCGGAACATATCATTTGTTGTCAATCCTGGAGAAACGCTGGCTTTG GTTGGTCCATCCGGAGCCGGAAAGAGCACAATCATACGTCTCCTATTTCGATTTTATGACCTACCATCCAGTGGAGGTCGTATCTTTGTAGACGGCCAAGATATTGCAACG GTGACTCAAAAATCGTTAAGAAAACTGATTGGTGTTGTTCCACAGGATACGGTCCTCTTTAATGCCGATATTCA ATACAACATTAGGTATGGCAGGGTTGATGCATCAGACGAAGAGGTTGAAGAAGCAGCAAGAGCTGCCGACATACACGACCGTATTCTCTCATTTGCTGAAG GGTATAAGACGGTTGTCGGAGAGAGGGGGCTCAAGCTGAGTGGAGGGGAGAAGCAACGAGTAGCGATTGCGAGAACGGTTTTGAAGACACCCGAGATTGTTCTGTTGGATGAG GCAACGTCGGCTCTCGATACACACACTGAACGTAACATACAGGCGTCGTTCACTCGAGTGTGTGCGAACAGGACGACAATAATGGTGGCTCACAG GTTGTCAACTATCATACACGCTGACCAAATCTTAGTCCTCAAAGATGGCCACATCGTTGAGAGAGGACG ACACGACAAGTTACTAGCACTCGATGGATTGTACGCAAGCATGTGGCAGGAGCAGCTGCAAGCAGCCGAGGATATCCCTTTGCCTCAACAGAGTGAAGGCTAA
- the LOC134193030 gene encoding uncharacterized protein LOC134193030: MAAMPAPSDWKRISNGDSDHVATAAGGGGGGGSPSRFLELDGIIKCQYPRSDITVSIRKAEIAGFPRKYPGTLMEEIRRKSIESRDETHPSVDDDSGRHSDAVSTGRVDDDDDPASYDAETDAFGEQSLLSVEESRSIGFDSIQLDDFACDDGNDQDDDACGGEVGSSRLYRRRGRLRTSDWINEQQEMNKDALVYFKVGAKSKHVVHFNVKKGDVVVWEFGTYKRDIAFGVLFESTAVEELPGNSTQLAEKYENESDNDNDDEDFDDTATPLDPQPHPVETPQDNLFPILPEFTVNSHITPIMGSHSAITDGIYVITFDNSYSKFFSKDLYYRITTQTQTDCHSVEN, translated from the exons ATGGCGGCGATGCCGGCACCGAGCGACTGGAAACGCATCAGCAATGGCGACAGCGACCACGTCGCAACAGCAGCCGGCGGAGGTGGAGGCGGCGGCAGCCCGTCGCGCTTCCTAGAGCTCGACGGAATCATAAAATGTCAATACCCGCGCTCCGACATCACTGTCTCGATCAGAAAGGCGGAAATCGCGGGATTTCCTCGGAAGTATCCGGGAACTCTAATGGAAGAAATCCGTCGGAAGTCGATCGAGAGCCGCGACGAGACGCATCCGAGCGTCGACGACGACTCCGGTAGACACAGCGATGCTGTCAGCACGGGTCGCgtcgacgacgacgacgatccGGCGTCGTATGACGCAGAAACGGACGCATTTGGGGAGCAGAGTCTGTTGAGTGTGGAAGAGTCGCGCAGTATTGGCTTCGATTCG ATACAGCTTGATGATTTTGCATGTGATGATGGAAATGATCAAGATGATGATGCTTGTGGAG GCGAGGTCGGTTCTAGTCGTTTGTATCGTCGGAGAGGACGACTACGAACCTCAGATTGGATAAACGAACAGCAGGAGATGAATAAAGATGCTCTAGTCTATTTCAAAGTCGG GGCCAAGAGTAAGCATGTTGTTCACTTCAATGTGAAGAAGGGTGATGTTGTCGTGTGGGAGTTTGGAACGTATAAGAGAGACATTGCGTTTGGTGTGCTGTTTGAATCGACGGCCGTAGAAGAGCTGCCCGGTAACAGTACACAACTGGCGGAGAAATATGAG AATGAGAGTGATAACGATAACGACGACGAGGACTTCGACGACACGGCCACTCCTCTCGATCCCCAACCCCATCCTGTTGAAACACCACAGGACAACCTCTTCCCCATCCTACCGGAATTCACAGTAAACAGTCACATCACACCAATCATGGGCAGCCACTCGGCGATAACAGACGGAATATACGTGATCACGTTCGATAACTCCTACTCCAA GTTCTTCTCTAAAGATCTTTATTATAGAATAACAACGCAGACTCAGACTGACTGTCACTCGGTAGAAAACTAG
- the LOC134193462 gene encoding uncharacterized protein LOC134193462 → MRLGAGLPFSRLLKTCDCGTELDREGYHLLTCKYGGGPVWTHNSIVSAWSDCLSDLLIPHQIEPRQRFVDNENRPDITLYDTDTGITKECDVSIAHPWSKDIIKGAAREGGHAAAKREAAKSKKYSEESLADGSKPIVVPLVFEHFGRWGLKADELMNELGKKARGFDGRRIAVEFKTFWRKRLSITLQKCNSRVILRKLSRLSVRSLGDDSVLGVDRDIQCFTH, encoded by the coding sequence ATGAGGTTGGGTGCTGGTTTGCCTTTCAGCCGGCTGCTtaagacgtgtgactgtggaactGAGCTGGATCGCGAGGGCTACCACCTtttgacatgtaaatatggaggtggacctgtgtggacgCATAACTCCATAGTGTCTGCATGGAGTGATTGCCTAAGCGATTTACTCATTCCCCATCAAATAGAACCGAGACAGCGATTTGTAGACAACGAAAACCGGCCTGACATCACGCTTTACGACACTGACACTGGGATcacaaaagaatgtgatgtttcgatagctcacccttggagcaaagacattattaaaggtgcagccagagaaggtggccatgcagcagctaaacgagaggcagcaaagtcaaaaaaatactcagaggaatcgcttgcggatggatcgaagcctatagttgtcccactcgtctttgaacacttcggcagatggggcttaaaggctgacgagctgatgaatgaactggggaagaaggcgagaggctttgatggaagaagaattgcggtagagtttaaaaccttctggaggaaaagactgtctattactcttcaaaaatgcaacagcagagtgattttgcggaagctgtcaaggctttctgtgcgctcattaggagatgacagtgttttgggagtagatagagacattcagtgttttactcattag
- the LOC134192892 gene encoding leucine carboxyl methyltransferase 1-like, which yields MAAGVQATNDDATSCKRYAVEKGYWDDPFVTCFSRSSSRRSPEISRGYYARVKAVETFCRQFVDLCNRKGRDSQIVSLGAGFDTLYWRLHAAGRRPSRFVEVDCPPVVRRKVVACQRKKLLSDVIDLDGHVTVSGCGLYSKCYSVVGGDLSDIVDVGKKLMECGLVADVPTFVLAECVLVYLETSQTRRILTWAAETFSTALFLSYEPVNVFDQFGHVMVENLRLRSCALLGADDCESLDRQMSRFRDCGWKRVNAVDMWDVYNMLPADDVQRVERLEFLDEVELLQQLLQHYCISYAVNDLLGMGLGDIRI from the coding sequence aTGGCCGCCGGAGTTCAAGCGACGAACGACGATGCTACAAGTTGCAAGCGTTACGCCGTGGAGAAAGGATACTGGGACGACCCCTTCGTCACGTGCTTCAGCCGCTCATCGAGTCGCAGGTCACCGGAAATAAGCAGAGGCTACTACGCACGCGTGAAGGCGGTGGAAACCTTTTGTCGACAATTCGTCGATCTCTGCAATAGAAAGGGAAGAGATAGTCAGATAGTGTCGCTCGGTGCAGGCTTCGATACGCTCTACTGGAGACTCCACGCAGCAGGTCGACGACCGAGTCGATTCGTGGAGGTCGACTGCCCTCCAGTTGTGAGGAGGAAAGTAGTCGCGTGCCAGAGGAAAAAGCTGTTGAGTGACGTCATCGATTtagatggtcacgtgacagttagtGGGTGTGGTTTGTATAGCAAGTGCTACTCTGTCGTCGGTGGCGATTTGAGTGACATCGTGGATGTTGGTAAGAAGTTGATGGAGTGTGGGTTGGTGGCGGATGTGCCGACGTTCGTACTCGCCGAGTGTGTGCTCGTCTATTTGGAAACGAGTCAGACGCGGAGGATACTTACCTGGGCGGCTGAGACATTCTCGACGGCTTTGTTTCTTAGCTATGAGCCGGTGAATGTGTTTGATCAGTTTGGGCACGTGATGGTTGAGAATCTTCGTTTACGGTCGTGTGCGTTGTTGGGCGCCGACGACTGTGAGAGTTTGGATAGGCAGATGAGCCGTTTTCGTGATTGTGGATGGAAGCGTGTAAATGCTGTGGATATGTGGGATGTATACAACATGTTGCCTGCTGATGATGTACAGAGAGTGGAGAGATTGGAATTTTTGGACGAAGTCGAGCTACTGCAGCAGTTGCTGCAGCACTATTGCATTAGCTATGCTGTCAATGATTTGTTGGGCATGGGACTCGGAGACATTCGTATATga
- the LOC134193029 gene encoding protein SPMIP7-like, whose translation MVDSSLRPRPKSSTLFRTDANASTSHDSLQDSRRARSAHFLTRHASRQYLAAQHFPDAINFKRCNDDVPSPHREDNPVVDPVSGVLALGMDTQATPLRMSTWPRAKSARSPSSKSVRRPPQRAKSTVVVVASARVAGERRLAVAPARGWVTERGGSATPEIERSVSPDLELEEIGMQQARTQEEDGKAFRDALVAKALYRTSTQSAYDDVQWYKKLPARPSPPDHHESKPDTISTRLNIKRYASAPAGWQAVGRVWDYVQARDGHHIRGPQAVVFHSSHKKDKIPNYYGHLPDQETAENSEIPMGRYTQIYHLKPRPTKTACKQNIPGYCGHVHWTAKHVTNSDLGSPLKTTTGRIHRPIPLEEEQSPFSRTGILSKMVTLTHPYNPFNKVY comes from the exons ATGGTCGACTCTTCGCTGCGTCCTCGCCCCAAGTCGAGCACACTCTTCCGCACCGACGCCAACGCCTCGACGTCCCACGACTCGCTCCAGGACTCCCGGCGCGCCCGTTCAGCCCACTTCCTCACCCGCCACGCATCCCGCCAATATCTTGCCGCCCAACACTTTCCCGACGCGATCAACTTCAAGAGATGCAACGATGACGTACCGTCACCGCATCGGGAGGACAACCCGGTCGTAGATCCGGTCTCCGGCGTTCTAGCGCTGGGGATGGACACCCAAGCCACGCCCCTCCGGATGTCCACATGGCCACGTGCAAAGTCTGCAAGGAGTCCGTCGAGTAAAAGCGTGCGGAGGCCTCCACAGCGAGCTAAGTCTACTGTTGTTGTCGTCGCGTCCGCGCGCGTTGCTGGAGAGAGGAGGCTGGCTGTGGCTCCTGCACGCG GTTGGGTGACTGAGCGAGGTGGTAGTGCGACGCCCGAGATCGAGAGGTCTGTTAGTCCGGATCTGGAGCTGGAG GAGATTGGCATGCAGCAGGCGAGGACGCAGGAAGAAGATGGGAAGGCGTTTAGAGATGCTCTGGTGGCTAAAGCGCTTTATAGGACGTCGACTCAAAG TGCTTATGACGACGTCCAATGGTACAAAAAGTTGCCAGCTCGACCATCACCCCCAGACCATCATGAGAGCAAACCCGACACAATATCAACTCGACTCAATATCAAACGCTACGCCTCAGCACCAGCAGGCTGGCAG GCTGTCGGTCGAGTATGGGATTATGTTCAAGCGCGTGATGGACACCACATTCGAGGACCTCAAGCGGTCGTGTT CCACAGCTCACACAAAAAAGACAAGATTCCCAACTACTA TGGGCATTTGCCTGATCAAGAAACGGCCGAGAACAGCGAGATTCCGATGGGACGATACACGCAAATATATCACTTGAAGCCACGACCGACAAAAACCGCTTG TAAACAGAACATTCCAGGATATTGCGGTCACGTTCACTGGACTGCCAAGCACGTGACTAACAGTGATTTGGGATCGCCACTCAAAACGACGACAGGAAGAATACATAG GCCCATCCCGTTGGAAGAAGAACAATCGCCGTTCAGTCGTACTGGCATTCTATCAAAGATGGTGACTCTTACTCACCCGTATAATCCTTTCAACAAAGTCTACTAA
- the LOC134192806 gene encoding uncharacterized protein LOC134192806 produces the protein MIEKAPSQRDAARLRSIQGKGAGAWLNAMPTSNKLALVSRDFRLAACLRLGLAMPFDGCIRQCDCGSFLDSCGYHLLTCKWGGGPVWTHECIANVWSDCLRSLQMHHHREPRHRYITSDNRPDITVFDVGSGSNTDLDISLAHPWSSEVISASASTEGAAASRREQKKTEKYSRERLLGKETVTAVPLVLEHFGRWGQQAEMYLQHLSSRSTDAYGTTNASSFKTHWRERMSIQLQKANARVIYRKVERLLDDAS, from the coding sequence ATGATCGAGAAGGCCCCCTCCCAGCGAGATGCTGCTAGGCTAAGATCGATTCAAGGCAAGGGCGCTGGAGCCTGGCTGAATGCTATGCCCACCTCAAATAAGCTCGCACTAGTTTCCCGCGATTTTCGTTTGGCGGCTTGCTTGAGATTGGGGTTAGCCATGCCCTTCGATGGCTGTATtcgtcagtgtgactgtggttcTTTTCTGGACAGTTGTGGATACCATCTCCTAACATGTAAGTGGGGCGGTGGTCCAGTCTGGACCCATGAGTGTATTGCCAATGTATGGTCAGACTGTCTGCGCAGCTTACAAATGCACCATCACAGAGAGCCACGTCATCGATACATTACATCTGACAACCGCCCTGACATAACAGTTTTCGATGTTGGATCAGGGTCCAACACAGATTTAGACATTTCGCTAGCACATCCCTGGAGCAGTGAAGTaatttcagcatcagcatctacggaaggtgctgcagcatccaggagagagcagaagaaaacggaaaaatatagcagagaacgacttcttggtaaggaaacagtgacagcagtcccactagtcttggaacattttggtcgatggggacaacaagcagaaatgtacctacagcatttgtcaagtagatcaacggatgcctatggaacaacaaatgcctcctcattcaagacacattggagggagcgcatgtccattcagctacaaaaagccaatgctcgagtcatctacaggaaagtggagagacttttagatgatgctagttaa